In the genome of Budorcas taxicolor isolate Tak-1 chromosome 7, Takin1.1, whole genome shotgun sequence, the window cctggtgTAATTTTAGGGGCAGAGATAGGAGGCATGGTGGGAACAAAACCTTTCCCCTGCCTCgtttttatctttcaatcctGTTTATCTCTGAGAGTCAGTATCAGTTTGGGGCTGATCTGTTCGGGGGTTACCCCTTTGAACATCTGCTGATCTTGGCGCCTTGGAGAACCAACAGTAGCTTGCATTTTATAACAGTTTTCATGCTACAGTTTTAATCTTTACAGTTACTTTTTCTTTATGCAAGCAGTGCTGGTTTACCACTCTAAGGAAAGtctccattttaaatttattaatgtaAATGTCAGTGGTGTGCAGATGCACACATTGCCTTAAAGAGGGGTAGTCTGTTGTAGGAATCTCAGCTTCTGCCACCAACTTCccctctctgtttcctcatccataaaatgacaATAATGATAGCACTGACCTCTGGTTACGAAAAtgccatgaggtcacaaatgtCAAGTGCACAGCGCTTGATGCAGGTGATCATTATTGGGACATAAATCACACGCTTAGTGCTGCAAATAACGCCTTTGGCCCACAAGCAGTTCCCTTCCCTTCCATCCCTGACTTCTTGGATGAGGTCCACCTGTCTTGAAgcctccacttctcctcctgtgaAATGAAGTTGAGCATTCTGACATAAATATATCATAGACATCCTTCTTCACCTCCTGCCACAAACAAACTGGAAGGAACCTGACAGTGGATGTGCAAGGGAAGAAGGATTTTTATTATCAAATGGAAGGTTGGACGTAGCCTAGAACATGTTCCTTtactcctccctctcctcagaCCCCAAGAGCAACTCGAGAGCCTCGAGGGCTCCCTTGCTTGGAGAAAGGGTTGGAGGATGCTCTGAGGCTGACTGAGTGGAAAGAAGAAACTGGGAGGCAGTGGATTCAGGTCACAGATAGAGCGGGCTctaaaggtggctcagtggtggtaTGACCTGTTTGATGGGGCCAGGGCTCTGGGGCAAGTCACatcacctctttgagcctcagtttgtccatctgcaaaatggaagcAGCTCTCATATCATCAGTAACAGCTAAGAAGACTGAGGTAATTGACTTCCGACTTCGTGACAAGATACCTGGTACACTCCGAGTTCTGCCTGTTTTCAAGTGCTGGTAGTTTTTCTCGGGTTTACTTTTTTGTGTCTTGATGACTTTCTCTTGGCCCTTGACCACCTGCTCAGAAGTGTCTTCAGTGTATGTCCCAGCTCCAGGACGGCTGGCTGGAGGGTCTTCTGGGAAGATGAAGGGGCCTCAAGCTCAGAGGCTCAGGCAGCAGCGGGCGTCGTTATGTTGAGCTCCGGGCGGACGAACCAGGCCCTCGAGTGCGGCATCCAACTGCGGAGCAGGCAGAGCAGGTGGGAGCCCCACGGGTAGAAGACCCCAGAGGCACGCGTGGCGCCCCCGCGGATTACGGCCAGGGCGGCCTTGGGCCGTGGAGCCGCCCTGACCCTCGTGAtgcccctggggaagggagggtgtGATGGGGACTGCGGCTGGGGCTGAGCAGCCCGGCCACGGCCCTTCCCAGGGTAGCCTGGCCCCGCCTCGCGTCCTGTGCCTCACCTGACTCCTTCGGCGGCTGAGGCACGGTCTCGGAGACCCAGAACGCACATGGTAATGGCCACGTTCACTTCCTGCACGTCCAGCTCCCGCCGGAGAGAACTGAAAAAGCTGTCCAGCGCGAACTTGGCTGCCGAGTAggggctggagaaggaagtgggcaCCCGGCCTGGGGGTGCAGGAGGGCAGTGGCTGAGCAGCTGAAGCCTTCCTGCCCGCTCCAGGCTCGCCTGCATCAGCCCTTGTTGCTTCCCCACGCCCCGCCCCACGTACACGCACCGAGCAATGAGGACACCACCACCAGGGAGCCCTTGCTGTCAGTCAGGCTTGGCAGCGCCGAAGAAGTCAATTGCACGTAACTTAGGAAGTTCACCTAGAGGTGGCGACTGCGAGTCACCGGGCGGAGGAGGAATCCAAGCCCAGACGAGGAAGGGGCGAAGGCCTTGGTAGGTAGGGGCTTGAGGACTGGGGCTGCGTTCCAACGAGAGTGTGGGAGCATCGGCCGGGGAACTGAGCCAAGGCCAAGAGGGCGGAGCCTAGACCCAGGAAAGGCGGGGTCTGGAGCCCCGAGGGGCAGGGCCTGATGGGAACAGGGAGACGGCGGAGTCTGGTGGGAGGGCGGGGCCAGAGCCAGGAGGGGGCGGAGCAGGGACCGCGGAGGGGCGGAGTACCTGCATGAGCCAACGTGTCGACTGGGAGCTGCGGACCCGCGTGCCTGCTGGGGCGGCGCCGAGGTGGTTCAGCACCAGGTAGTCCAGACCTCCTGGCCCGGAGAGGCCCGTCAGCCTGGAGCTAGTCCTTGAGGCTCCGTAACCCCCGGCCCTATGAGACACCGCCCCGAGCCCTGACCCCTGAACTAGCGAAGCTCCGGCCAGAGCTTGGAGTCAGTGAGTTCTGACCCAGgtagtgccacaactaagaccaaagAGAACCCACCCGTTCTACTCCCTAACCAGGCTTCAACCCTCATTCAATGGGCCGGGTCCAGAGCTCCACCCACTGGATGCCATGAGGCTCCACCCCTAGTCACGCCCCCGGAGCCATAAATCTCCACCCTCAGACGGCTGTTACTACCACACCCCCGCCCCAATTTGGGTCTTGCCCCTAAAGCCTAGAACAAAGTCCCAGactccaggccccgcccctcaccCAGCTTGTCCAGCGCAAACTGCACCACGCGCTCGGGCACCTCAGGGGAGGCCATGTCCGCAGCGATGTAGAAGACCTTGGGAGCGCCCAGCTTCCGGCAGTTCCCTACCACCTGGGGGGGCCAGAGCTGCCCGTGGGCCCCTTCCACCCCAGCTGGTCCCCCTCCACCTGTCGGCTCCATGAGGGCCCCAGCCTGAAGCCTCCCCTCCCCTTCAGTGAGCCTCGGGTTCCATTTAACATCATCCCCAAAGCTTTAACACTGGGATAGCAATCTGGCAGCTCACGGGCCAGAATAGGGGACACTTTTGCTTGTTCaaccatcaaaatttaaaactcaggAGATTTCCAATAAATCTTGAGATTGCTGGCCTCTTGAAGTTTTGGAAGGTTTGTCCCCAGGAGATGTGTATTTCCTTGAAGCAATACTGGGCTGTTGCTAAGAAATGTCTACCCACCTTTCTTTTGTCCTTGAGAACCCAAGCTATCAGCACAGCCTTCGTTCACTATCATTACTCTCCTTCAGTGAGGAAAACTCCTCGCTTTACAACTATCTTACTGCTTCAGTCCCacaccagaacccaggagaagGTACTTTTCTTGTCTCTGACTTGCaaataaggaaactaaggctcagagagattaggtgacttgcccaaggtcacacaggaagcCTGGATGCTTGCAAGGGTTCAAACTCAATccgttccccaccccccacccctactTGAGATGGAGTGTCTCACCTGCTGCAGCAGAGCTTCGGTGTGGGCAGTGAGCACTAGGTGGGAGCCCAGACGCGCGTAGTGATACGCCAGCTCTTCCCCTATGCCGGCACTGACTCCGGTCAGTAGTACACGGGCTCCGTGGAGGCTGGCTGGCGGTGAGCAGGGGTGGTCAGCTTGAGGGATGGACAGGATAGCCAgaccacccctccctcccccacacccaggCACTTACCTGGGTCAAAGCTGTCATCCCAGTAATAGGCAAAGAACAGGGCTCCCAGCCCCGTAAGGAGCAGCACCTTCATGGCCCTCCCTGGGTCTGCAGTGGGAGAGAGGGTGGCCACACAGGCCTGGCCCAGAGTTAAACCCCAGTCACACCCATTTCCCCAATGCTGTCTTTGTTCGAATAGCAAGTGATGacgcccccagccctggccctggccccttTTCTCTGTCCCCATAGCCACAACCTGGTCCAGGTCATCATCCAGCTCACCTGAGCCACTGCAGCAATCTTCTTACCTGCTGAAAACCCTGCCTGTTTCACTTAGGACAAAAGGTGGGTGACCAAAAAGACCCTGCTTGGATCAGCCCCTCTCATTCACTCTGCTTGGCCACACTAGCCTCATCACTGATCACAGGAACCAGCCAGTCACCGGCCTCAGGGCCTGGGCACCGGCTGTTCCCTCTGCAAGGATGCTCTTCCCAAGTACAACTCAGTGGCTCTCTCTTTCAAGTCTCGTGGCAACCACCACCTCCTCAGAGGGCGCTTGCCTGGCCTCCTTCTCTACAGCACCTCTCTTCCTGTTCCTCctctgttctttacctctagaaCATTCATCTCCTTCTCAGCACTTGTCATCCCCTGAAATGATCTTGATGATTTATTACCTGTTCaggctccctctctccccttaGACTCACttccatgagggcaggaaggaaaaggaaacctgcttctgttttgctttttttttttaatgttttggccaCGTGTcatgccgcatgtgggatcttagctccccgaccagggatagaatccaagccccctgcagtggaagtgcagagtcttaacccctagattaccagggaagtccctgttttgctCACTTTTGGATCTTCAGTGCCCCAAACCGCCAGACTTGTAGCAGGTGCTCAATAGACAGACTGATCCAGAGTGATATGAGGAATTTGGGAGATGAGAAGTGGGGGAGCCCAGAAAGACAACTCTATCTGGAGACACCCAGAAGGAAGTGGACACTCAGGACTGGCTTGGATACGGAGGTGTCCATGTCATCAGGGTTAAGATGTGACTTCAGCTGTGGGAGTCGATTTACTTGTATCTCAGTAGAAGGCATAAGAGAGAAAAGCCAGCTAGTTAAAGTTCAGGTGGTCATGGGTTTCCCCTGAAAAGGGCCCAGGCCTGTTCCATCTTGGGGTTTCTATCCTCTGAACTGCATGGGGCAAAGATTACAGAGCATAGGGATCTGTGTCCAAAAAATGTGGCATGTGTCTTGCTGCTTCAAACTCTTCCAGGGTTCACCACTTCCCCGAATGGAGACCCAGCAGGTCTGGCCCCTGCCTCCTTGTCCATCCTCAACTCCTCCACTTCCCATCCATAAATCTATCAATCCTCAGAGAAGTGAACTCCTCGCCTTAACCCAGTTATGCCAGCATCCCCTCAGCAAAGAACGctctcccacctctccccacTTCCAGGGAAAGCCTTGAAGCCCCTCAGCTCAACCCTCTCCTCAACCAGGCCCTGATCACAGCAGCCCTGCAGGGGTTACCTGGCAAGCTGGGTgggagggcggggggcggggtgaatggatgaatgggtggatgaaaTAGCTAGGTTGTGATGGGGAAGAAAAAGGGAGAACCCAGATCCTCGCAGAACCCACTGGCCTCCTGACAtcgctgggcctcagtttctcctctaGACAAAGGGGGCGTGCGACCCATTTGCACGTTCCCAACCGCGCATTCACTCACTCAGGTTTGTTTCTCCCAACGTTCAGAGGGGCCGGGGTCCGGGCTTAGGAGCCACGCGCGCGCCCCTCCACCCTCACTTCATGGCCGTGTCCCCGGGGCTCGGACAGCGCCCCGCCGCGTAGGGTCTGAGTCACGTGACTCCGAACTCCCCCCCCCTCGGGGGAGGGgctagactgtgtgtgtgtgtaggggggaaCTCAGCTCCAGGCGTTGCCAGGCAACAGCCTCCTGCCTAGCTCTTTCCCTGACCCCACCCCTTAGGGACGCCCCAACCCGACCGGATCACGTGACCAAATCCCCCGCCTATCAGACAATTCCGCCCTCGTGTTGCCGTGACAACCGGCAGGCAAACACTCTTCCTAGGCCTGAGCCCTTAGTCCCTCGCGCGGGTGGATCTCCTGGGTGTGGCTCTCCTTCAGGCCTCACTCAAGACACCCGATTTCTATTTCCCTCACGTCACCAGGGCCGTGCCTCGCCCAACTGCATTTCCCAGGAGGCTTGGCAGCTAGAAGAACCGTCCGGCGCCCCACGGGAAGTGCCGACTACTTTTCCCAGACAGCCTTGCGGTGGCCGGCCCTTGAGGACTAATCTTCGCGGAGAAGGTTTTTTGCAGTCGGACCGCAGCCCATCTTTGGTTTCTCGGAGCCGAGACTCCGACTCCCGGAAGCCTTTGCGGATGACAAGAGACTACGCGTCCCAGAGGCCCCTGCGGCGCCGCAACCGGAAGCTGCGGGCAAACCGAGTGTCCTTGCGCGCGGAGCCGAGCGATCATGGTACCCCGAGTTTGGTCGCTGATGAGGTTCGTGGGGTCACCGGGCGGGCCTCAAGCCCCCGAAGATGTTCCCTTCTGCGGGCACCCGACATCTGGTTTGCTCCCGATCGCCTCTTTGCTGCCCGTAGTGTCAGGTCTCCCGTGTCTATTCAGACAGGGTGGAGCTTCTCCACTTCCTGCTTCCTAGAGAGTCCTTGCCTTCGCACTCGGTATACTAGAGCCCTCGGAGTCTCAGTTGCCGGCTCTGTAATATGGGAGTGCCGCACGCATTTGTTGCGAGGTTAAATGGACACTTAGAAACTTCCCGCGAGTTCCTCTCGGAGCATTCCACGGGAACTGGGAGGTAGAAGATGGTCAGACGTCTTAAGCCTTAACTTCCCTGGCCTCTGCAGGATCTCGAGTGACACCGTCCCTCTCCATGCTTCAGTGTACCAGTTAAATGGCGCTGAATATTCCTGCACGCTCTAAATTAAGTGCTGTGTGTCAGGCCCGCCTCTGGGCTCCCAAGATGCCCCGCGCTTCCCCCATTAGCTGCCTGGCTTCAGGTGTGTCCCTCTTTGGACTGTGGGCACCCTTCCCCTAGGAGtccagcccacccccacccttgcAGGCCTAGACCTGGGAGGTGGCCAGCAGTGTCTGTTGAGCTACTGTGGTTCCTTTCTCTGCCTGCAGGTTCCTCATCAAGGGCAGTGTGGCTGGGGGTGCTGTCTACCTGGTGTATGACCAGGAGCTGCTGGGGTCCAGTGACAAGAGTCAGGCGGTCCTTCAGAAAGCCGAGGAGGTGGTCCCCAATGCCGTGTACCAGTTCAGCCAGTATGTGTGCGAGCAGACAGGCCTGAAGTTACCGCAGGTACCCTGAGCTGGTATTGAGAGGCTGTGCCTGGGAGGGAGCAGGGGTGACAGCTTTGTGATGGCCTTTAATCCTGGGTCCTTCAGCCCTGCTTGGCATCCTCGGCACCGGATGCTGCTCTCCTGGCCTGTGAGGGAGGCTGGGCCGGCCAGGTCTTCCTTTCACCAgccccttctccccttctctccccagctcccagcccctccAAAGTTTAACTTTCACATCCGCGACTCTTGGAATTCAGGTAGGCGCTGGTCCATctgcaggcaggggaggggcccCAGATACCTCCCATATCCCTTCCTGGCCGTTCCTTTTCATCACTAGCTTTCCTGCTCTTTGTACAAACCCCCTCCCCAAGAACTAAAAGAGACAAGG includes:
- the MICOS13 gene encoding MICOS complex subunit MIC13; the protein is MVPRVWSLMRFLIKGSVAGGAVYLVYDQELLGSSDKSQAVLQKAEEVVPNAVYQFSQYVCEQTGLKLPQLPAPPKFNFHIRDSWNSGIITMMSALSVAPSKAWEYSKEGWEYLKERTK
- the HSD11B1L gene encoding hydroxysteroid 11-beta-dehydrogenase 1-like protein isoform X2 — translated: MTALTQPPRSPCTTDRSQCRHRGRAGVSLRASGLPPSAHCPHRSSAAAGGLDYLVLNHLGAAPAGTRVRSSQSTRWLMQVNFLSYVQLTSSALPSLTDSKGSLVVVSSLLGRVPTSFSSPYSAAKFALDSFFSSLRRELDVQEVNVAITMCVLGLRDRASAAEGVRGITRVRAAPRPKAALAVIRGGATRASGVFYPWGSHLLCLLRSWMPHSRAWFVRPELNITTPAAA
- the HSD11B1L gene encoding hydroxysteroid 11-beta-dehydrogenase 1-like protein isoform X1 — translated: MKVLLLTGLGALFFAYYWDDSFDPASLHGARVLLTGVSAGIGEELAYHYARLGSHLVLTAHTEALLQQVVGNCRKLGAPKVFYIAADMASPEVPERVVQFALDKLGGLDYLVLNHLGAAPAGTRVRSSQSTRWLMQVNFLSYVQLTSSALPSLTDSKGSLVVVSSLLGRVPTSFSSPYSAAKFALDSFFSSLRRELDVQEVNVAITMCVLGLRDRASAAEGVRGITRVRAAPRPKAALAVIRGGATRASGVFYPWGSHLLCLLRSWMPHSRAWFVRPELNITTPAAA